A genomic stretch from Neomonachus schauinslandi chromosome 16, ASM220157v2, whole genome shotgun sequence includes:
- the NIP7 gene encoding 60S ribosome subunit biogenesis protein NIP7 homolog isoform X2: MRPLTEEETRVMFEKIAKYIGENLQLLVDRPDGTYCFRLHNDRVYYVSEKILKLAANISGDKLVSLGTCFGKFTKTHKFRLHVTALDYLAPYAKGFGVAAKSTQDCRKVDPMAIVVFHQADIGEYVRHEETLT; this comes from the exons ATGCGGCCTTTGACTGAAGAAGAGACCCGCGTAATGTTTGAGAAGATAGCGAAATA CATCGGGGAGAACCTTCAGCTGCTGGTCGACAGGCCCGACGGCACCTACTGTTTCAGGCTGCACAACGACCGGGTGTACTACGTGAG TGAGAAGATTCTGAAGTTGGCCGCCAACATCTCCGGGGACAAGCTGGTGTCGCTGGGGACCTGCTTCGGAAAATTCACTAAGACTCACAAGTTCCGGTTGCACGTCACAGCTCTGGATTACCTTGCACCCTATGCCAAG GGTTTTGGGGTGGCAGCAAAGTCTACACAAGACTGCAGGAAAGTAGACCCCATGGCGATTGTGGTATTTCATCAAGCAGACATTGGGGAATATGTGCGGCATGAAGAGACTTTGACTTAA
- the NIP7 gene encoding 60S ribosome subunit biogenesis protein NIP7 homolog isoform X1, whose amino-acid sequence MRPLTEEETRVMFEKIAKYIGENLQLLVDRPDGTYCFRLHNDRVYYVSEKILKLAANISGDKLVSLGTCFGKFTKTHKFRLHVTALDYLAPYAKYKVWIKPGAEQSFLYGNHVLKSGLGRITENTCQYQGVVVYSMADVPLGFGVAAKSTQDCRKVDPMAIVVFHQADIGEYVRHEETLT is encoded by the exons ATGCGGCCTTTGACTGAAGAAGAGACCCGCGTAATGTTTGAGAAGATAGCGAAATA CATCGGGGAGAACCTTCAGCTGCTGGTCGACAGGCCCGACGGCACCTACTGTTTCAGGCTGCACAACGACCGGGTGTACTACGTGAG TGAGAAGATTCTGAAGTTGGCCGCCAACATCTCCGGGGACAAGCTGGTGTCGCTGGGGACCTGCTTCGGAAAATTCACTAAGACTCACAAGTTCCGGTTGCACGTCACAGCTCTGGATTACCTTGCACCCTATGCCAAG tataaAGTGTGGATAAAGCCTGGAGCAGAGCAGTCCTTCCTTTATGGGAACCATGTGTTGAAATCTGGACTGGGTCGAATCACCGAAAATACTTGTCAGTACCAGGGAGTGGTGGTGTACTCCATGGCAGACGTCCCTTTG GGTTTTGGGGTGGCAGCAAAGTCTACACAAGACTGCAGGAAAGTAGACCCCATGGCGATTGTGGTATTTCATCAAGCAGACATTGGGGAATATGTGCGGCATGAAGAGACTTTGACTTAA
- the TMED6 gene encoding transmembrane emp24 domain-containing protein 6 isoform X1 has product MFPLLFGAGLVVLNLVTSARSQKTEPLSGSGDQLLFHGADQSDFAIMIPPGGTECFWQFARQTGYFYFSYEVQRTLGMSHDRHVAATAHTPQGFLIDSSQNVRGQINFSTKETGFYQLCLKNQQNHFGSVQVYLNFGVFYEGPEMDHKQKNERKQLNDTLDAIEENTRKVQNNIFHMWRYYNFARMRKTADFFLLQSNYNYVNWWSTAQSLVIVLSGILQLYFLKRFFNVLKTTDTKKPRC; this is encoded by the exons ATGTTCCCTTTGCTCTTTGGGGCTGGACTGGTGGTTCTGAACCTAGTGACTTCTGCTAGGAGCCAGAAGACAGAACCCCTTAGTGGCTCTGGGGACCAGCTGCTCTTCCATGGAGCAGATCAATCTGACTTTGCCATCATGATccctccaggaggcacagaatgCTTCTGGCAATTTGCCCGCCAGACTGGATACTTCTATTTCAGTTATGAG GTGCAGCGGACACTGGGAATGTCACATGACCGACATGTTGCTGCCACTGCACATACCCCACAGGGTTTCCTCATAGACTCCTCTCAGAATGTTCGAGGCCAGATAAACTTCTCTACCAAAGAGACAG GTTTTTATCAGCTTTGTctaaaaaatcagcaaaatcacTTTGGTTCTGTGCAAGTGTACCTCAATTTTGGAGTCTTCTATGAGGGGCCTGAGATGGACCAcaaacagaagaatgaaagaaaacaactgaATGATACTCTGGATGCAATTGAG GAGAATACACGGAAGGTGCAAAACAATATCTTTCACATGTGGAGATACTACAACTTTGCCCGCATGAGGAAAACGGCTGACTTTTTCCTTCTCCAATCAAATTATAACTATGTGAACTGGTGGTCGACAGCTCAGAGCCTTGTTATTGTTCTTTCTGGAATCCTGCAGTTGTATTTCTTAAAGCGTTTCTTCAATGTCCTGAAGACTACAGACACAAAAAAGCCAAGATGCTAA
- the TMED6 gene encoding transmembrane emp24 domain-containing protein 6 isoform X2, with translation MFPLLFGAGLVVLNLVTSARSQKTEPLSGSGDQLLFHGADQSDFAIMIPPGGTECFWQFARQTGYFYFSYEVQRTLGMSHDRHVAATAHTPQGFLIDSSQNVRGQINFSTKETVYLNFGVFYEGPEMDHKQKNERKQLNDTLDAIEENTRKVQNNIFHMWRYYNFARMRKTADFFLLQSNYNYVNWWSTAQSLVIVLSGILQLYFLKRFFNVLKTTDTKKPRC, from the exons ATGTTCCCTTTGCTCTTTGGGGCTGGACTGGTGGTTCTGAACCTAGTGACTTCTGCTAGGAGCCAGAAGACAGAACCCCTTAGTGGCTCTGGGGACCAGCTGCTCTTCCATGGAGCAGATCAATCTGACTTTGCCATCATGATccctccaggaggcacagaatgCTTCTGGCAATTTGCCCGCCAGACTGGATACTTCTATTTCAGTTATGAG GTGCAGCGGACACTGGGAATGTCACATGACCGACATGTTGCTGCCACTGCACATACCCCACAGGGTTTCCTCATAGACTCCTCTCAGAATGTTCGAGGCCAGATAAACTTCTCTACCAAAGAGACAG TGTACCTCAATTTTGGAGTCTTCTATGAGGGGCCTGAGATGGACCAcaaacagaagaatgaaagaaaacaactgaATGATACTCTGGATGCAATTGAG GAGAATACACGGAAGGTGCAAAACAATATCTTTCACATGTGGAGATACTACAACTTTGCCCGCATGAGGAAAACGGCTGACTTTTTCCTTCTCCAATCAAATTATAACTATGTGAACTGGTGGTCGACAGCTCAGAGCCTTGTTATTGTTCTTTCTGGAATCCTGCAGTTGTATTTCTTAAAGCGTTTCTTCAATGTCCTGAAGACTACAGACACAAAAAAGCCAAGATGCTAA